The proteins below are encoded in one region of Chitinophagales bacterium:
- a CDS encoding M23 family metallopeptidase, with the protein MMRSVKQKILQYLSCCLVICANCCWHSAALAQPADYFRNPMDIPITLSANFGEIRTNHFHTGFDMRTNAETGYKVYASADGVISRIKVAAGGFGNALYITHPNGYMTVYGHLDRFNDAIAAYVKQQQYAKQSFEVDLFPDGSKFPVKKSDLIAYSGNSGASGGPHLHFEIRDASGETYPLNPATFYTLQDTIAPKITALYLYAPGKTTGLPVQYPIKKTGTGYRLVKDSVIVNDAVMGVALEAADYMNRAANDYGVFEYEVKLDGKIIYDVRFDRMDFANGRYVNAFTDYRVKQTSGKNIQRLFRLPGDHNNIYHDLVNDGKMLLADSMYHEVEVTATDAYRNYTSLLFHVKFIPSGKSVVSSAATKRIFSFNQPNNFAADSIQLNLPADILYEDLEFSYAATLGSKGRYSATHRVQDANTPVHDSYEIRILPRKIPPALRSKAVIAYDEGKGVSGTKTTRWDGNWLVAKAREFGYFYVLLDTTAPKIAPVNLKQNQVLTGNNIRFTISDDLSGIVSYKGMLDGQWMLMEYDPKNNRLQCTPDKQLSAGEHSLQITVADDVKNESVYVLKFKK; encoded by the coding sequence ATGATGCGATCAGTTAAACAAAAAATACTGCAATACCTGTCGTGCTGCTTAGTGATTTGCGCAAACTGTTGTTGGCACTCCGCTGCACTGGCGCAACCTGCAGACTATTTCCGCAATCCAATGGATATTCCCATCACGCTGTCCGCCAATTTCGGTGAGATACGCACCAATCATTTTCACACCGGTTTTGATATGCGCACCAATGCAGAAACCGGATATAAAGTATATGCGTCGGCAGACGGTGTGATATCACGCATCAAAGTTGCAGCCGGCGGATTTGGTAATGCGCTGTACATCACGCATCCCAATGGATACATGACGGTGTATGGCCACCTTGACCGTTTCAATGATGCCATCGCCGCCTATGTGAAGCAGCAGCAATATGCCAAACAATCATTTGAGGTGGATCTGTTTCCGGATGGCTCAAAATTCCCGGTGAAAAAGAGCGACCTGATTGCTTATTCCGGCAATTCAGGAGCATCCGGTGGTCCTCATCTGCATTTTGAAATCCGCGATGCATCCGGTGAAACATATCCGCTGAATCCGGCCACTTTCTATACACTGCAAGACACTATAGCTCCCAAAATTACCGCACTATATCTGTATGCGCCGGGGAAAACCACCGGCCTTCCGGTTCAGTATCCCATAAAAAAAACCGGTACCGGCTACAGGCTGGTAAAGGATTCGGTAATAGTGAATGATGCTGTGATGGGCGTGGCGCTCGAAGCCGCCGACTATATGAACCGCGCCGCTAATGATTACGGTGTGTTTGAATACGAGGTTAAACTCGATGGTAAAATAATTTACGATGTAAGATTTGACCGGATGGATTTTGCCAATGGCCGCTACGTGAATGCATTCACGGATTACCGGGTAAAGCAGACCTCCGGAAAAAATATTCAAAGGCTGTTCCGTTTACCCGGAGATCATAACAACATTTATCATGACCTGGTGAATGACGGAAAAATGCTGCTGGCCGACAGTATGTATCATGAAGTGGAAGTTACGGCTACCGATGCCTACCGGAATTATACCAGCCTACTCTTTCATGTAAAATTCATTCCTTCCGGTAAATCAGTTGTTTCATCCGCTGCAACCAAACGCATCTTTTCCTTCAATCAGCCAAACAACTTCGCCGCCGACAGCATTCAGTTGAATCTTCCTGCTGACATACTTTACGAAGATCTGGAATTCAGTTATGCAGCTACCCTTGGTTCGAAAGGAAGATATTCCGCCACGCACCGGGTGCAGGATGCCAATACGCCTGTTCATGACAGCTATGAAATCAGAATCTTGCCAAGGAAAATTCCTCCGGCCTTACGCTCAAAAGCAGTAATTGCATATGATGAAGGTAAAGGCGTAAGCGGTACAAAAACCACACGCTGGGATGGGAACTGGCTGGTGGCAAAGGCCCGTGAATTCGGCTATTTTTACGTATTGCTCGATACCACTGCCCCAAAAATCGCACCGGTGAATCTGAAACAAAATCAGGTGCTCACAGGCAACAACATCAGGTTTACCATCAGCGATGACTTGTCGGGCATTGTGTCATACAAAGGAATGCTTGACGGCCAATGGATGCTGATGGAATACGACCCCAAAAACAACAGGCTGCAATGCACGCCCGACAAGCAACTCAGCGCTGGTGAACATTCATTACAGATAACTGTTGCAGACGATGTAAAAAATGAATCCGTTTACGTTTTAAAATTTAAGAAATAG